The Montipora capricornis isolate CH-2021 chromosome 3, ASM3666992v2, whole genome shotgun sequence genome window below encodes:
- the LOC138042901 gene encoding melanocortin receptor 5-like yields MSAHVVGRLCREKARPTHPMSNNSFPINRLGSPLERITLRRRVHFTFEQFTSVLGNGIVLLAIWKSQSLHSPSNTLLFGLALTDFSVGTFIQPMQVTIRLIGLVSNERSPRALQSSFDVLSVILSTASFTTATFISIDRYLVFHLHMRYNAIVTNKKVMVFMGFGLFLAGLLGFMWTLNRKAYYVSAVSSFLISFSIIVLMYFMIFRIVRRHQAQIQAQSEVATQQKTTSQRLFVRSTKSAVNTFYVCFFLFVCYFPYTCLGIFIQVTGYSITKYIALQLAGTVVFINSSLNPLVYLWRVVEIRKAVLSMLRCSNTENGLR; encoded by the exons ATGTCAGCTCATGTGGTCGGGAGACTTTGTAGAGAAAAAGCTAGACCTACCCATCCAATGTCAAATAACAG CTTTCCCATTAATCGGTTGGGATCGCCCTTAGAAAGGATCACGTTACGTAGACGAGTGCACTTCACCTTCGAGCAGTTTACGT CTGTTCTTGGAAATGGCATTGTGCTCTTGGCAATATGGAAGAGTCAATCACTCCATTCGCCATCCAACACTTTACTCTTCGGTCTCGCATTAACCGATTTCTCCGTTGGCACATTCATTCAACCGATGCAGGTCACAATTCGCCTTATCGGCCTCGTGTCAAACGAGCGAAGCCCACGGGCCCTGCAATCGTCTTTTGACGTCCTCTCGGTGATTTTATCGACGGCGTCTTTTACGACGGCAACCTTCATCAGCATAGACAGGTATCTCGTCTTCCACCTTCACATGCGATACAACGCTATAGTCACCAACAAAAAAGTCATGGTTTTTATGGGGTTTGGATTATTTCTAGCAGGTTTGCTCGGCTTTATGTGGACGCTTAACCGTAAAGCGTACTACGTTTCTGCAGTGTCGTCCTTTTTGATTTCGTTCTCCATCATAGTTCTGATGTACTTCATGATCTTTCGAATTGTCAGGCGCCATCAGGCTCAAATACAGGCGCAGTCAGAGGTCGCAACTCAGCAAAAGACCACTTCGCAACGGCTTTTcgttcgttcaacaaaatctgcTGTCAACACCTTCTACGTTTGCTTTTTCTTGTTCGTATGTTATTTTCCTTACACCTGTCTAGGAATTTTTATACAAGTAACAGGTTATAGTATCACGAAATACATAGCACTTCAACTCGCGGGAACTGTGGTCTTCATAAACTCATCTTTAAATCCTTTGGTTTACCTTTGGCGAGTCGTTGAAATACGAAAAGCTGTTTTGAGTATGTTACGGTGCTCAAACACTGAAAACGGCTTAAGATGA